A portion of the Cyanobium sp. PCC 7001 genome contains these proteins:
- the polA gene encoding DNA polymerase I: MAPAEPNGPRPLLLLIDGHSLAFRSFYAFSKGGEGGLSTKDGVPTSVTYGFLKALLDHCKGLEPNGLVVAFDTDVPTFRHDADAAYKAHRDEAPEAFFQDLANLQTILRESLDIPLCMAPGYEADDVLGTLANRAADAGWRVRILSGDRDLFQLVDDSRDIAVLYMGGGPYAKNSGPVEVRREGVVSKLGVTPEEVVDLKALTGDSSDNIPGVRGVGPKTAINLLAAYEHLDGIYAALEALERSGPKAKDPKGVLKGALVGKLKDDRDNAFRSRMLAEILVNIPLPEAPRLELGRVDREALRSSLDELELASLARQVDRFAALFSADAGAADATISQEAKAVAEEGALAAPAAAGGPPDLQPQVILSPEALAALVQRLLGCTDPAAPVALDTETTALNPFQAELVGLGVAWGEGLTELAYIPIGHQPPVADDLLSETPTPPRQLPLDEVLTALAPWLASAEHPKALQNAKYDRLILLRHGLPLGGVVMDTLLADYLRDANAKHGLEVLAQRNLGFTPTSYGELVPKGASFAAVPVEAAALYCGMDVHVTRRLSPLLRRQLEELGPSLPALLDGVELPLEPVLAQMEATGIRIDTAYLQELSEELGATLARLEAEARAAAGVEFNLASPKQLGELLFDTLGLDRKKSRRTKTGWSTDANVLEKLEDDHPVVPLVLEHRTLSKLKSTYVDALPSLMEPETGRVHTDFNQAVTATGRLSSSNPNLQNIPIRTEFSRRIRKAFLPQEGWSLISADYSQIELRILTHLCGEEVLVEAYRNGDDVHALTARLLLDKEAVTPDERRLGKTINFGVIYGMGAQRFARETGVSQSQAKDFLSRYKQRYPKVFAFLELQERLALSRGYVETILGRRRPFAFDPSGLGRHLGKDPMEIDLEVARRGGLEAQQLRAAANAPIQGSSADIIKLAMVHLQQALSQQALPARLLLQVHDELVLEAAPEALDQVCDLTRQTMERAVQLTVPLVVETGVGPNWMEAK; the protein is encoded by the coding sequence GTGGCACCAGCAGAACCCAACGGCCCCAGGCCGCTGCTGTTGCTCATCGATGGCCATTCCCTGGCCTTCCGCAGCTTCTACGCCTTCAGCAAGGGCGGTGAGGGTGGCCTCAGCACCAAGGATGGCGTGCCCACCTCGGTGACCTACGGCTTCCTCAAGGCTCTTCTCGACCACTGCAAGGGGCTGGAACCGAACGGCCTGGTGGTGGCCTTCGACACGGACGTGCCCACGTTCCGCCACGACGCCGATGCGGCCTACAAGGCCCACCGCGATGAGGCTCCGGAGGCCTTCTTCCAGGACCTGGCCAACCTGCAGACGATCCTGCGGGAAAGCCTCGACATCCCCCTCTGCATGGCGCCCGGCTACGAGGCCGACGACGTGCTCGGCACCCTGGCCAACCGGGCCGCAGACGCCGGCTGGCGCGTGCGCATCCTCTCGGGCGATCGCGACCTCTTCCAGCTGGTGGATGACAGCCGTGACATCGCCGTGCTCTACATGGGCGGAGGGCCCTACGCGAAAAACAGCGGTCCGGTGGAGGTCCGCCGCGAGGGGGTGGTGAGCAAGCTCGGGGTGACGCCGGAGGAGGTGGTGGACCTCAAGGCCCTCACCGGCGACAGCAGCGACAACATCCCCGGCGTGCGGGGTGTGGGCCCCAAAACGGCCATCAACCTGCTGGCGGCCTACGAGCACCTCGATGGCATCTACGCGGCCCTGGAGGCGTTGGAGCGGAGCGGGCCGAAGGCCAAGGATCCCAAGGGGGTGCTCAAGGGTGCCCTGGTCGGCAAGCTGAAGGACGACCGCGACAACGCCTTCCGCTCGCGCATGCTGGCGGAGATCCTGGTGAACATACCGCTGCCGGAGGCTCCGCGTCTGGAGCTGGGGCGTGTGGATCGGGAGGCACTGCGCAGCAGCCTGGACGAGCTGGAGCTGGCCAGCCTGGCCCGCCAGGTGGACCGGTTTGCCGCCCTGTTCTCGGCGGACGCCGGAGCCGCGGACGCGACCATCAGCCAGGAGGCCAAGGCGGTTGCGGAGGAGGGGGCCCTGGCCGCTCCGGCTGCCGCGGGCGGCCCCCCGGATCTTCAGCCCCAGGTGATCCTCAGCCCCGAAGCGCTGGCCGCCCTGGTGCAGCGGCTGCTGGGCTGCACCGATCCGGCGGCGCCGGTGGCACTCGACACGGAAACCACGGCCCTCAACCCGTTCCAGGCGGAACTGGTGGGCCTGGGGGTGGCCTGGGGCGAAGGGCTGACTGAACTGGCCTACATCCCGATCGGTCACCAGCCTCCGGTGGCGGACGACCTGCTCAGCGAGACGCCCACGCCCCCCAGGCAGCTGCCGCTGGATGAGGTGCTCACGGCGCTCGCCCCCTGGCTGGCCAGCGCCGAGCACCCCAAGGCACTGCAGAACGCCAAGTACGACCGGCTGATCCTGCTGCGCCACGGGCTGCCCCTGGGCGGTGTGGTGATGGACACGCTGCTGGCCGATTACCTGCGCGATGCCAACGCCAAGCACGGCCTGGAGGTGCTGGCCCAGCGCAATCTGGGCTTCACCCCCACCAGCTACGGCGAGCTGGTTCCCAAAGGCGCCAGCTTCGCGGCGGTGCCGGTCGAGGCGGCCGCCCTCTACTGCGGCATGGATGTGCACGTGACTCGCCGGCTCAGCCCGCTGCTGCGCCGCCAGCTTGAAGAGCTGGGTCCGTCCCTGCCGGCGCTGCTCGATGGGGTGGAGCTGCCCCTCGAGCCGGTGCTGGCGCAGATGGAGGCCACCGGAATCCGCATTGACACTGCTTACCTGCAGGAGCTCAGCGAAGAGCTCGGGGCCACCCTGGCGCGGCTGGAGGCGGAGGCCCGGGCCGCTGCGGGGGTGGAGTTCAACCTGGCCAGCCCCAAGCAGCTGGGAGAGCTGCTGTTCGACACCCTGGGGCTCGACCGCAAAAAGTCACGTCGCACCAAGACCGGCTGGAGCACCGATGCGAACGTGCTGGAGAAGCTGGAGGACGACCACCCGGTGGTGCCGCTGGTGCTGGAGCACCGCACCCTCAGCAAGCTCAAGAGCACCTACGTGGACGCCCTGCCGAGCCTGATGGAGCCGGAGACCGGCCGGGTGCACACCGATTTCAACCAGGCGGTGACGGCCACCGGACGGCTCTCCAGCAGCAATCCCAACCTGCAGAACATTCCCATCCGCACGGAGTTCTCGCGGCGGATCCGCAAGGCGTTCCTGCCCCAGGAGGGCTGGAGCCTGATCAGCGCCGACTACTCCCAGATCGAGCTCAGGATCCTCACCCACCTCTGCGGCGAGGAGGTGCTGGTGGAGGCCTACCGCAACGGCGACGACGTGCACGCCCTCACGGCCCGCCTGTTGCTCGACAAGGAAGCGGTGACCCCGGACGAGCGACGGCTCGGGAAGACGATCAACTTCGGCGTGATCTACGGCATGGGCGCCCAGCGCTTCGCCCGGGAAACCGGGGTGAGCCAGAGCCAGGCCAAGGATTTTCTGAGCCGCTACAAGCAGCGTTACCCCAAGGTGTTCGCCTTTCTGGAGCTGCAGGAGCGGCTGGCCCTCAGCCGCGGCTACGTGGAAACGATTCTGGGCCGGCGAAGGCCCTTTGCCTTCGATCCCAGCGGACTGGGTCGTCACCTCGGCAAGGATCCGATGGAGATCGACCTGGAGGTGGCCCGCCGCGGCGGCCTGGAGGCCCAGCAGCTGCGGGCCGCCGCCAATGCGCCGATTCAGGGCTCCAGCGCCGACATCATCAAACTGGCGATGGTGCATCTGCAGCAGGCTCTCAGCCAGCAGGCCCTGCCGGCGCGGCTGCTGCTGCAGGTGCACGACGAACTGGTGCTGGAGGCTGCCCCTGAGGCCCTTGATCAGGTGTGCGATCTCACCCGCCAGACCATGGAACGGGCCGTGCAGCTCACGGTGCCGCTCGTCGTGGAGACGGGAGTGGGGCCGAACTGGATGGAAGCGAAGTAA
- a CDS encoding DUF1643 domain-containing protein translates to MGKARFSGCGLYRWWLLRRWDAALPPLLFIGLNPSMADGRRDDPTLRRLVGLARGWGFGSLEVLNLYSRISASPSLLRRVDDPVGAPNDHWLRRRLALQPQAVVWAGWGAGGGLDAGRLAQLAPLLRTRRLHAVGVTASGDPRHPLYVPATAVLQRWSWRDPLALGHPGQT, encoded by the coding sequence TTGGGCAAGGCCCGGTTCAGCGGCTGCGGGCTCTACCGCTGGTGGCTGCTGCGGCGCTGGGATGCCGCCCTGCCGCCGCTGCTGTTCATCGGCCTGAACCCCTCCATGGCCGATGGCCGCCGTGATGACCCCACCCTGCGGCGCCTGGTGGGGCTGGCCCGGGGCTGGGGCTTCGGTTCCCTGGAGGTGCTCAACCTCTACAGCCGCATCAGCGCCAGCCCTTCCCTGCTCCGGCGGGTGGACGACCCTGTGGGAGCGCCCAACGACCACTGGCTGCGGCGGCGCCTGGCCTTGCAGCCGCAGGCGGTGGTGTGGGCCGGCTGGGGAGCCGGCGGCGGGCTTGACGCCGGGCGACTGGCCCAGCTGGCGCCGCTGCTGCGGACCCGCCGGCTCCATGCCGTCGGGGTGACGGCCAGCGGCGATCCCCGCCATCCCCTCTATGTGCCCGCCACGGCGGTGCTGCAGCGCTGGAGCTGGCGCGATCCGCTGGCGCTGGGGCATCCTGGGCAGACCTGA